A region from the Manihot esculenta cultivar AM560-2 chromosome 13, M.esculenta_v8, whole genome shotgun sequence genome encodes:
- the LOC110630207 gene encoding DEAD-box ATP-dependent RNA helicase 50 isoform X2 — protein MATGMREDMKSSDAYAKHGELQILDNEIIQDESQISFRKRAGPKHSAPAGSSDSRGWGNVGHVHSLKSKSTTPLQMQKKSSADNDFFSRESFKDLGCGDFMVESLKGQLFLRPSHIQAMAFTPVIEGKSCVIADQSGSGKTLAYLIPIIQRLRLEELEGLGKPLSKSPQVLIMVPTAELASQVLNNCRSISKFGVPFRSMTATGGFSQRTQLENLEQGVDVLIVTPGRFMFLVKEGFLQLTSLKCVVLDEVDILFNDEDFEVALNSLMNSSPVATQYLFVTATLPVDVYNKLIEVFPDCEVVMGPGMHRTSIRLEEVLVDCSGEVGTDRTPETAFLNKKSALLQIMEQSPVSKTIVFCNKIETCRKVENVLKRFDRKGTNIRVLPFHAALAKESRLENMKEFMNSFPGENSLFLVCTDRASRGIDFTGVDHVILFDFPRDPSEYVRRVGRTARGATGRGKAFIFVVGKQVSLAQRIIERNRKGHPLHDVPSAYELMS, from the exons ATGGCAACTGGGATGAGGGAGGACATGAAAAGTTCTGATGCCTATGCCAAACATGGTGAACTTCAGATCTTGGATAATGAAATTATACAAGATGAATCTCAAATATCTTTTCGGAAAAGAGCGGGACCAAAACATTCAGCACCTGCTGGTTCTTCTGACTCAAGAGGATGGGGCAATGTAGGCCACGTTCACAGCCTCAAATCCAAATCAACAACTCCTCTGCAAATGCAGAAAAAATCTTCTGCTGACAATGACTTCTTTAGTAGGGAATCATTTAAAGATTTGGGATGCGGTGACTTTATGGTTGAATCTTTGAAGGGGCAGCTTTTCCTACGCCCTTCACATATTCAG GCCATGGCATTTACACCTGTAATTGAAGGGAAGAGCTGTGTGATAGCAGATCAAAGTGGATCAGGAAAGACATTGGCATATCTTATACCTATAATTCAACGTCTCAGGCTAGAAGAACTCGAAGGACTTGGTAAACCATTGTCAAAAAGTCCTCAAGTCCTTATCATGGTGCCAACTGCTGAGCTGGCTTCTCAG GTTTTGAATAATTGCCGATCAATATCAAAATTTGGGGTTCCATTTCGATCTATGACTGCAACAGGTGGATTTTCTCAGAGAACTCAACTGGAAAATTTAGAACAAGGTGTTGACGTTTTAATAGTGACGCCTGGACGTTTCATGTTCTTAGTTAAAGAAGGATTCTTACAGTTAACAAGTCTTAAATG TGTTGTGTTGGATGAGGTAGATATACTGTTTAATGATGAGGACTTTGAGGTTGCATTAAATAGCTTGATGAATTCTTCACCAGTTGCCACACAATATCTGTTTGTTACTGCAACTTTACCAGTAGATGTGTATAACAAGCTTATTGAGGTCTTTCCTGATTGTGAAGTAGTCATGGGCCCTGGTATGCATCGCACAAGTATCAGGCTTGAAGAG GTTCTTGTAGATTGCAGTGGAGAAGTTGGGACAGATAGGACACCAGAAACAGCATTTCTCAATAAAAAATCAGCTCTTTTGCAGATTATGGAGCAAAGTCCTGTTTCTAAGACAATTGTTTTTTGTAATAAG ATCGAGACATGCAGAAAAGTAGAGAATGTATTAAAACGCTTTGACAGAAAAGGAACCAATATTCGAGTTCTACCATTCCATGCTGCTCTGGCAAAAGAATCAAGgcttgaaaacatgaaggagttCATGAATTCTTTTCCAGGAGAAAACTCTCTATTTTTGGTTTGCACTGATAG AGCATCCCGTGGAATTGATTTTACTGGAGTGGACCATGTTATACTGTTTGATTTTCCACGTGATCCAAGTGAATATGTTCGTCGTGTTGGAAGAACTGCTAGAGGTGCAACAGGAAGGGGCAAGGCATTTATCTTTGTGGTTGGGAAGCAAGTTTCGCTTGCACAGAGGATAATCGAGAGAAACAGAAAAGGTCACCCATTGCATGATGTGCCATCTGCTTATGAGCTTATGAGTTAA
- the LOC110630207 gene encoding DEAD-box ATP-dependent RNA helicase 50 isoform X1 has translation MLAMGAIPFPHPLTNLRPQITGSHNHRCLFFSFDLKSSKRVLALNTPFQAVPELDGDDDDSACSHLPNKNSEDASPGIASTENIASPTPSTFRKLKAHKLKLLMKKTSQVKDKNFRETMATGMREDMKSSDAYAKHGELQILDNEIIQDESQISFRKRAGPKHSAPAGSSDSRGWGNVGHVHSLKSKSTTPLQMQKKSSADNDFFSRESFKDLGCGDFMVESLKGQLFLRPSHIQAMAFTPVIEGKSCVIADQSGSGKTLAYLIPIIQRLRLEELEGLGKPLSKSPQVLIMVPTAELASQVLNNCRSISKFGVPFRSMTATGGFSQRTQLENLEQGVDVLIVTPGRFMFLVKEGFLQLTSLKCVVLDEVDILFNDEDFEVALNSLMNSSPVATQYLFVTATLPVDVYNKLIEVFPDCEVVMGPGMHRTSIRLEEVLVDCSGEVGTDRTPETAFLNKKSALLQIMEQSPVSKTIVFCNKIETCRKVENVLKRFDRKGTNIRVLPFHAALAKESRLENMKEFMNSFPGENSLFLVCTDRASRGIDFTGVDHVILFDFPRDPSEYVRRVGRTARGATGRGKAFIFVVGKQVSLAQRIIERNRKGHPLHDVPSAYELMS, from the exons ATGCTGGCAATGGGTGCTATTCCTTTTCCTCATCCTCTGACAAACCTGAGGCCTCAAATCACTGGCTCCCACAACCACAGGTGCTTATTCTTCAGTTTTGATTTGAAGAGCAGTAAAAGGGTTTTGGCTTTGAACACTCCCTTTCAAGCTGTTCCAGAGCTTGATGGCGACGATGACGATAGCGCTTGCTCCCATCTTCCGAACAAGAATAGTGAAGATGCTTCGCCAG GCATTGCAAGTACGGAAAACATTGCTTCTCCAACACCATCTACTTTTAGAAAACTGAAAGCACACAAGTTAAAACTTCTAATGAAAAAGACTTCACAGGTGAAGGACAAG AACTTTAGAGAAACAATGGCAACTGGGATGAGGGAGGACATGAAAAGTTCTGATGCCTATGCCAAACATGGTGAACTTCAGATCTTGGATAATGAAATTATACAAGATGAATCTCAAATATCTTTTCGGAAAAGAGCGGGACCAAAACATTCAGCACCTGCTGGTTCTTCTGACTCAAGAGGATGGGGCAATGTAGGCCACGTTCACAGCCTCAAATCCAAATCAACAACTCCTCTGCAAATGCAGAAAAAATCTTCTGCTGACAATGACTTCTTTAGTAGGGAATCATTTAAAGATTTGGGATGCGGTGACTTTATGGTTGAATCTTTGAAGGGGCAGCTTTTCCTACGCCCTTCACATATTCAG GCCATGGCATTTACACCTGTAATTGAAGGGAAGAGCTGTGTGATAGCAGATCAAAGTGGATCAGGAAAGACATTGGCATATCTTATACCTATAATTCAACGTCTCAGGCTAGAAGAACTCGAAGGACTTGGTAAACCATTGTCAAAAAGTCCTCAAGTCCTTATCATGGTGCCAACTGCTGAGCTGGCTTCTCAG GTTTTGAATAATTGCCGATCAATATCAAAATTTGGGGTTCCATTTCGATCTATGACTGCAACAGGTGGATTTTCTCAGAGAACTCAACTGGAAAATTTAGAACAAGGTGTTGACGTTTTAATAGTGACGCCTGGACGTTTCATGTTCTTAGTTAAAGAAGGATTCTTACAGTTAACAAGTCTTAAATG TGTTGTGTTGGATGAGGTAGATATACTGTTTAATGATGAGGACTTTGAGGTTGCATTAAATAGCTTGATGAATTCTTCACCAGTTGCCACACAATATCTGTTTGTTACTGCAACTTTACCAGTAGATGTGTATAACAAGCTTATTGAGGTCTTTCCTGATTGTGAAGTAGTCATGGGCCCTGGTATGCATCGCACAAGTATCAGGCTTGAAGAG GTTCTTGTAGATTGCAGTGGAGAAGTTGGGACAGATAGGACACCAGAAACAGCATTTCTCAATAAAAAATCAGCTCTTTTGCAGATTATGGAGCAAAGTCCTGTTTCTAAGACAATTGTTTTTTGTAATAAG ATCGAGACATGCAGAAAAGTAGAGAATGTATTAAAACGCTTTGACAGAAAAGGAACCAATATTCGAGTTCTACCATTCCATGCTGCTCTGGCAAAAGAATCAAGgcttgaaaacatgaaggagttCATGAATTCTTTTCCAGGAGAAAACTCTCTATTTTTGGTTTGCACTGATAG AGCATCCCGTGGAATTGATTTTACTGGAGTGGACCATGTTATACTGTTTGATTTTCCACGTGATCCAAGTGAATATGTTCGTCGTGTTGGAAGAACTGCTAGAGGTGCAACAGGAAGGGGCAAGGCATTTATCTTTGTGGTTGGGAAGCAAGTTTCGCTTGCACAGAGGATAATCGAGAGAAACAGAAAAGGTCACCCATTGCATGATGTGCCATCTGCTTATGAGCTTATGAGTTAA